GCTGACCGAGCCTGCAGCCGTCGTGTGGGCGGCCCAGATGAACACGATCGTGTTCCACCCGTGGGCGTCGCTGACGAGCAACACCGACAACCCCGTCGAGCTGCGGATCGACCTCGACCCGCAGCCGGGCACCGACTTCGCCGACGCCGCCGCGGTCGCGCCCGCCCTGCTTGACGTGCTCGCCGAAGCGGGGCTGACGGCGTTCGTGAAGACGAGCGGCAATCGCGGCATCCATGTGTTCTGCCCCATCGAGCCCGAGTGGGAGTTCCTCGACGTGCGGCACGCCGTCATCGCCGCCGGCCGCGAGCTGGAGCGCCGGATGCCCGATCGCGTGACGACGAACTGGTGGAAGGAAGAGCGCGGGGAGCGCATCTTCATCGACTTCAACCAGGCCAACCGCGACCGCACGATGGCAGGGGCCTACAGCCCTCGGGCGCTCGCAGGTGCGACCGTGTCGACGCCGATCACGTGGGATGAGCTCGCGGATGTCGACCCTGCGGCCTTCACGGTGCGCTCGGTGCCGGAGCGGCTCGCCTCGGTCGGAGACCCGTGGCAGGGGATGCTCGACGCACCGGGGCGCATCGACGTGCTGCTGGAGTGGTGGCAGCGCGACCTCGACGACGGGCTCGGCGAGCTTCCGTTCCCGCCCGACTTCCCGAAGATGCCTGGCGAGCCGCCGCGCGTGCAGCCGAGCCGCAAGAATCCGGAGAACTGGCCGAA
The Microbacterium sp. SLBN-154 DNA segment above includes these coding regions:
- the ligD gene encoding non-homologous end-joining DNA ligase; the encoded protein is MASPFTMLTVPGPEGDREVRLSNPDRVLWPALGITKRELAEYLMAVSGPFLAANGNRPVSLERFPESVEGERFYSKNPPKGTPDYVDAVTVRYNSGRRHPQIVLTEPAAVVWAAQMNTIVFHPWASLTSNTDNPVELRIDLDPQPGTDFADAAAVAPALLDVLAEAGLTAFVKTSGNRGIHVFCPIEPEWEFLDVRHAVIAAGRELERRMPDRVTTNWWKEERGERIFIDFNQANRDRTMAGAYSPRALAGATVSTPITWDELADVDPAAFTVRSVPERLASVGDPWQGMLDAPGRIDVLLEWWQRDLDDGLGELPFPPDFPKMPGEPPRVQPSRKNPENWPKE